The nucleotide window CAGCGGATGGAAACCTGGGTGAGGCCAGCCTTCCCTGCCCTGCCCGCCCCAGCCTCCTGGGCCCCCTCTGGGCAGCCTGGCATCAGCACCCTGGAGGCCCAGGGATCTAGAGTGAGCTGGGACTCCTGTCAGGCCAGGACTCAGCTGGGGGCGAAGACTCACCTCCTTCAGGAGCCTGGCGCACCTCCCTGCGGGAAGGGAGAGTGTGAGGGGCTGCACATGGGATGCGTGCCCGGCCCCCTGCCTCCCGCCGTCACGGGCCCCCTCGCCCAGAGCCCACCCCAAGGCCTGGAGCTCACCGTGCCGGCCCACCAGGTACAGCCCCATGTCAGTGGTCAGCTCCCGGAACTTCAGGAACCCGGGCTCACACTTGCCGCCCAGGCTCCGAGCTGTGGGGGCATGGGGGCCTGAGCCAGGGGGTCCCTGGGGGCCGCAGCGGTCCAGCCCCCACCCCGGGGCGGCTTACTGAAATACTTGAACACGTAAAACTCCTTGTTCTGCCACTGGAGGGACACGCGCAGGATGGCGTACTGCTCATAGTCTGTGTCTATCACGTGGATCTCCCGGCGGCCTGCGTGGACAAGCGGGAGGGACAGGCCTGGGTGGACAGGCCCCCCTCGGGGCGGGTCGGCCTGGGAAGTCAGTGTCGACAGGGCCTGACTCTGTTCTCCCCCACGCAGCTGGAACCCTCTCGGGACGCCGGGACCCTCTTAGGGGGACTAGAGCAGCTCTGGCAGGATGGCCAGTCTGTTGGGgggaacagaggagtctggggcaCTAGGAGGAGCGCAGGGAACAGCATGAGGAACAGCCAGGCCAAGAGGAACTGGCGGGTGGGGCCCGAGGAAGCAGCTCTTACCAGGAAACACAAATTTCCCCAAAACATTCATTTCTGAGCTCACTATTTCTTCAGTCTGACAACTTCCTGAGCTGAAAGGCAACAGAGCGGTCACTAAGAAAATGCCTGCCTGTGTGCCTTCTCGGGGCCCACTCCTGGCAAGGGGGCAGGCGTGCTGGCCCCGGGAGCACCTGGAGCAGGGGCCGAGCCGGCCTCTCGCCCGAGGGCTCTGTGCCCTTCCGGGAGCCACCCACCGCCTAGTCCTCCTTCTGTCCTCTTAAACCCACGGGGCCTCATCAAGACACCCTGCTTCATTCGGGAGAGGACGCAGCTTTGTGGCCTGGGGCCCGGTCTCAGGGGACGGTCGAGGAGGACCCCGGGGGGACTGGTGCACCCGAGGGACAGTAGCGTCCATGCCCCACACCCGCGGCTGCAGCCTCCCTGACACACATGCCTGACCCCCGCGCTCCCGGGGGCCGGGCCGCTCACTTGTTGTAGGCGACTGTCACGGTCAGCGTCTCCCCACTCACGGTCAGGAACAAGGCCTCCAGCCTCTTCGGGGTCTTTAGTGCCAAGTTTTCTCTGGAGGCCACACCAGCTTCCCACCAGAATCCTACCATCTAGAGAAAGGACCGGAGCCAAGCCCGTTCGGGCAGCCGAACAGAACCCCGGGAGGCAGACCCTTCTCCCTAGACCTCCCAGGCAGGGAGTCAGCGGGCTCTGAAAGGTCAGTGAAGCAGCAGGTGGCGGGCCTTCTGCGGGGTCCCCACACGGGACTGTCTGCAGCTGCCACAGGGCTAGTGCCCTGTCTCCGACGAGACCCTGCCTTGCAGTGCTTGCCCCTGGGCAGAGGCAGCGGTGGTCAGAGCCTGAGAGACGGGGCAGAAAGCGGGCCGGCTGGACGTGAAGGCCCCTGGGGGTGGTGGCCAACAGCCCTGCACTGTGGGGGAGGCCCGGCTCCCCACGGCCATGCTGGAGGACCGAGCACCCGCCCTGGAAACCACTCCTGGGGCCCGGACCGTCCCTCTGAAGCTTTTAAAAACTGATCATTTTTTGCAAGAGAAACAAATCTGTGTCCGACACTGGCTGTTTCTGAGCCTGCCGGCCCAGGCCGGGCAAAGAAGGAGCTCAGACAAAGAAGCCTCCAGATGGAGACCGAGAACGCCCCCGCCGAGGTCCTGGCCCGGGAAGGCCTTCTCCTCTGCTCCCACCTCCTGCAGGGTCAAGGTCAGAGCAGGAAGCCCGCCAGCCTGAGAGCAGAAGACGGCCACCCAGAGCCCCACACCCCAGAGACCCCCCTCAGGGGACTGGCCAGCCAGGCTGAGGACACGGTCACCCAGAGGAGGCcccgggcgggggagggggagggggccccCCCCGTCGGCCCTGGGTACTCAGCGCATCCCCACCGGCCAGGAGCGGAGACCCCAGGCGGGGCTGAGCTCAGACCCAGGGGGTCCTGGGACCCCCGCGCGCCTGCCCCAGCTCAGCCGTGGGAGAGGagagctggaggagctggacCCTTGGGGCCCTCCCAGCCCAGGCCCGCCGCCCCGAGGAGGACCAGCACCTTCTGCAGGTCCAGGCCCTGCGGGGTCATCTGCACCTGGGCCAGTGCGAGGCCCAGGAGGGCGCTCAGCAGCCCGGCCCCCATTGAGCATCTGCTCTGCGCCCTGAGTCCTGGGCAGGGTTATAGCAGGATGGAGGGCGGGTGGGGGTGCAACCCCCTAAGAGGGCAGTGGTGAACTTGGCCTCCAGCCACTCAGGGGCATGCATCCGGGCCCCAGAACGCCCACAGCCGCGGGGCGGGGTGACCTGGACCAGAGCAGCCCGTGCCACCCCCTCCTGGTCCAGGGACGATGGTGGGCACCATGGCAGGGCCCGCCTGGGGGCCTGAGGGCAGGACAGAGCCCCCAAAGCAGGGCTGCCAGGACCACATCTCCCCCCGGGGAGGGGCTGCCAGGATGGATTCGCCAAGCCGAGGCCCGCACACACAGCCAGACTCCCCTCCTGGGGCTCACATCAATCTTCAAGCTCTTTCTGATGGGTCTCGGGACAAGTGAGTGAACGCCCCACAGGCCTGGACCACAGAGGCAGGTGAGGGCTGCTTCTGGGTGGGGGGAGTGTTGGAGGGGCTGTGAGGCGTGGGTGGGAGAGGTCACTCCCTGCAGAGGGGGCCGTGGGGAGAGACAGATGCCCCGTGGGAGGCGGCGCTGGGGTTGTCCGGGCCCCTGCCCCTCCACGGACACCAGGGAGTGGCTAGCCACCCACCCGCTTCCTGTGCTCGCAGCTTCTCCACGGATGGGACCCTCCCAGCCCTGACACCCACCCTGCATGGCCAGGCGGGGCCAGCCTCAGGGACCCCTGTCCTGCTTACGCTCCACGAGCTGTGGGCCGCCGGTGTCCACCCTTTCCCACCGTGCCCAGGCCCCCAATGCGGGGAGGTCAGGGTGAAGGCAGAGCCAGGCTATTTGGGCACCAAGGCCTCCAGCCGCATTGCCCAAGGGAGCcgccctgcctcagtttccccacacgTCAGGATGGAGAGCAAAGCAGGGGTCAGGTGCCCAGGAGGGTCCCAGGGCACCAAGGCAGCCATGACCCAGTTAGCAGCCCTGGCCTCTGGCCGACGCAGGGTGGCCTCCCCACCTCCAAGGCCACAAAGGCTCACCCAGGCCTGGCCAGCTAAAGGGGAGGCCTGCTCACCCGAGGCAGGGGGACTGCCACCTTGACCCTGCAGCAAAGCTGTGGTAACCGGTCACTCTGGGACCAGGTAGCCCTgagacctggggggctcatccaAAGGGAAGGAGCAGGGTGGGGTGCCCGGGGAGGCTGATCCGGTCCTGGGCTGAGCCCGGAGCTGGGCTCATGAGCCAGGCCCCCAGGGGCTTGAGTTGGCAGAGGAGAGAGGACATGAAGCCCAGGGCCACCCCCTGTCTTGGGGTGACCAGGCCGAGACAAGGATGGATGCACATACAGCTAATGGCTTCCTGCCCCACCTGCCAGGGCTGCAGGACGCCCGCGAGCAGTGAAGCAGGGCGTCCGGTGCCTTCCTGCCCCGCCACGGGCCAGGCCCTTTGAAGTGTGTGCTTCGGGCAGAACCGGATGCTGTGAGCTCCGCGGGGCATGGTGTCAGGGCAGGAGCTGCACGGGCCCTGGGCGTGGGGCGCTCCAGCCCCCCACCTCATCGAGGGCCAGCAGGGAGCCCAGCTGGGCCACTGGCTGGGCAAGTTGCCGACCTCTCTGCGCCTCGGTTTCCTCATGAGCAGACAAGGCGCCCGGCAGGCTCACCGCTCGGGCCTGAGGGTCCATTCAGGGGCACTCAGGCTGGGCCACAGGGAGGGGCTCAGGGTGCTCTGGCC belongs to Cervus elaphus chromosome 11, mCerEla1.1, whole genome shotgun sequence and includes:
- the LCN8 gene encoding epididymal-specific lipocalin-8, whose product is MGAGLLSALLGLALAQVQMTPQGLDLQKMVGFWWEAGVASRENLALKTPKRLEALFLTVSGETLTVTVAYNNSGSCQTEEIVSSEMNVLGKFVFPGRREIHVIDTDYEQYAILRVSLQWQNKEFYVFKYFTRSLGGKCEPGFLKFRELTTDMGLYLVGRHGRCARLLKEELT